A region from the Gemmatimonadota bacterium genome encodes:
- the pyrH gene encoding UMP kinase — protein sequence MGTEPLKYGRVLLKLSGEALAGAKGFGIDPPIVDQITEEVLALHAMGVALALVIGGGNIVRGAQASERGMDRVSADYMGMLATIINALALQDLLERKGVDTRVMTAIRMDQLAEPYIRRRALRHLEKHRVVIFAGGTGNPYFSTDTAAVLRAIEMNADVVIKATKVKGVYTADPVKDPTAEFIPAISFQEVVQRELAVMDAPAVSLCKENGLPIIVLDLDDPGSVGRAVRGQRIGTLVS from the coding sequence ATGGGCACCGAGCCGCTCAAGTACGGGAGGGTCCTGCTCAAGCTTTCCGGAGAGGCACTGGCCGGCGCGAAGGGCTTCGGGATCGACCCTCCGATCGTCGACCAGATCACCGAAGAGGTCCTGGCGCTCCACGCGATGGGAGTGGCGCTCGCGCTGGTGATCGGGGGGGGCAACATCGTACGGGGCGCCCAGGCCTCCGAGCGTGGCATGGACCGCGTCTCCGCCGACTACATGGGTATGCTCGCCACCATCATCAACGCTCTTGCGCTCCAGGATCTCCTGGAGCGCAAGGGGGTCGATACTCGGGTGATGACCGCCATCCGCATGGATCAGCTCGCCGAGCCCTACATCCGGCGGCGGGCGCTGCGCCATCTCGAGAAGCACCGGGTGGTGATTTTCGCCGGCGGCACGGGCAACCCATATTTTTCGACGGACACCGCGGCGGTCCTCAGAGCCATCGAGATGAATGCCGACGTGGTCATCAAGGCCACGAAGGTGAAGGGCGTCTATACAGCCGATCCCGTCAAGGATCCGACGGCCGAGTTCATTCCGGCCATCTCCTTCCAGGAGGTGGTGCAGCGCGAACTGGCGGTGATGGACGCCCCAGCGGTGTCGCTGTGCAAGGAGAACGGTCTGCCGATCATCGTCCTCGACCTGGACGACCCCGGCTCGGTGGGGCGCGCGGTCCGGGGACAGCGGATCGGGACCCTCGTGTCGTGA
- the tsf gene encoding translation elongation factor Ts — protein sequence MTTMQISAQDVKALRDRTGAGMMECKKALTETKGDLEAAIDLLRAKGAAKAAKRADKSANEGTIGAYIHFDNRTAVIVEVNCETDFVANTDDFKALAKDLATHIAAANPIAVSPEDIAADIVERERQVYQEQVRTEGKPPQVQEKIVEGKLRKFFEENALLSQPFVKDPDRTIAQLITDVSAKTGEKIEVARFARFQVGAR from the coding sequence ATGACGACGATGCAGATCTCCGCGCAGGACGTGAAGGCTCTCCGGGACCGTACCGGAGCGGGGATGATGGAGTGCAAGAAGGCGCTGACCGAGACGAAGGGCGACCTGGAGGCGGCCATCGACCTGCTGCGCGCGAAGGGCGCGGCCAAGGCAGCAAAGCGCGCGGACAAGTCCGCGAACGAAGGCACCATCGGGGCCTACATCCACTTCGACAACCGCACCGCGGTGATCGTTGAAGTGAATTGCGAAACGGACTTCGTTGCCAATACCGACGACTTCAAGGCCCTGGCCAAGGATCTGGCCACGCACATCGCGGCGGCCAACCCGATCGCCGTGAGTCCGGAGGACATCGCTGCGGACATCGTCGAGCGGGAACGGCAGGTCTACCAGGAGCAGGTCCGGACCGAGGGGAAGCCGCCCCAGGTCCAGGAGAAGATCGTTGAGGGAAAGCTTCGCAAGTTCTTTGAAGAGAACGCGTTGCTGAGCCAGCCCTTCGTGAAGGATCCCGACCGGACCATCGCGCAGCTGATCACCGATGTCTCGGCCAAGACGGGCGAGAAGATCGAGGTGGCTCGCTTCGCGCGGTTCCAGGTCGGCGCACGTTGA